AAGGTGTAAAAATGGAAGTTGTTGATATACTTGTTGTTGATGATGAACCTGGAATTCGTTCCGGTATAACACGTATTCTTAGGAACTTCACGGTTAGCTACCCATTCCTTGAGGATGATATAGGCTTTAATGTTATTGAAGCGGCCACAGGGGAGGAGGCTATCGATATTATCAAGCGTTCGAGTCCAGCCATTGTATTACTCGATAATAAACTACCAGGCATTCAGGGGGTTGAGGTTTTGCAGTTCATCAACCAGAATCACCCCGATATACTGGTAATGATGATTACATCGTATGCTTCGCTGGAGTTGGCTGTTAGGGCTACAAACATTGGGGCATACGATTTTGTTCCCAAGCCCTTTACTCCACAGGAGCTTAAGTCGTCCATTGAGAATATCACCAAGCATTATTTCCTGCGGCGTATGACCCGCAAGCTCCATCGTGAGGGCAAGCAGGTTCGTTTTCAGTTCCTTACCGTGCTCTCGCACGAGCTAAAAGCACCCCTTAATGCCGTTGAGGGCTACCTTAAAATGATGCAGGAGAAGCAGGCTGGCGAGAGTATCGACAGCTACATGGATTTTATCGACCGCTCGCTTGCACGAATCCAGTCCATGCGTAATCTAATAATGGATCTACTCGACCTCACGCACATTGAGTCAGGCAAACGGCAGCGAACCCTTCGTGAAATCGACTTAACCCTCGTGGCCCGTTCGGCCATTGAGACCATGACTCCCCTTGCCATTCAGCGCGACGTCAACCTTTGCCTGCAAACCACAGAACCGGTTATCATGCTTGCCGATTCCGACGACATGGAAATTTTGTTCAACAACCTTATTTCCAATGCCGTGAAATACAATAAACCCAGCGGGTGGGTTAAGTGTAGTATCTGCAAAACAGCATCAGAGGTTACGCTAGTTGTATCCGATTCAGGAATTGGCATCGAACCCGAGGATATACCTAAACTTTTTCAGGAGTTTACTCGCATCAAAAATCCGCAGAGCAAAAATGTCACCGGAAGCGGCTTAGGACTTTCAATTGTTAAGCGAGTAGTGGATTTGTATGGCGCTAGAATTGATGTACAAAGCGAGCCTGGTGCAGGATCAACCTTTACCATTACATTCCCTTTACCCGGTTCCGATACCCTTAACGATGGTATATAAATCCACTTTATTTTAAACAGCCGTTTGTTAACTGAAAAAAGTTAAATAGTTTTGTGTTGGAAAATGTAATAGTTGAGCTATGGATAAGGCAAACCTACCCGAAAAAACCATTGAGCGATTAAGCGAATATCGCAGAACCCTTCTGAATTGCTTAACACGAGGGAAAACTCATATCTACTCACATGAGCTCGCCGGTTTGCATAATATCACAGCGGTTCAGGTAAGGCGCGACCTGATGCTTATTGGCTACTCCAGCATGAAAAAGAAAGGGTACGATGCACAGGAACTTATCAAGGTTATTGGCGATATCATCGACCACAAAGTAGGATTAAATGTAGCTGTTGTTGGTATGGGTAACCTAGGACGCGCTATCACTACCTATTTCAATGGCAAGCGCCCTAAACTTAATATAGTTGCCGCTTTTGATGTAGATCCCAACAAGGTTAACAGGGTAATTTCTGGAGTAAATTGCTACCACATGAAGGAGTTGCCCGATGTTATTAAACGTAACGATATTTCCATTGCCATTATCTCATCGCCACCCGATACTGCCAATCAAGTTGCCGAGCAACTTGTTGCAGCTGGTATAAAGGGTATTCTTAACTTCACCACTATTCCTTTAGTTGTACCTGAGAATGTTTACCTTGAGGAGTACGATATGATTACCTCCATGGAGAAAGTGGCTTACTTTGTTAAACAGGGTTATTCCCGGTAAACGATAGTAATGAAAGTACATTATGGCTTTGATGGTATAGAGGAAATAACTAATCCGGTGGTCACCACCGGGTCATTTGATGGGGTTCACTTAGGCCATAAGGTAATTATTAACAGGATAAATGAGATTGCTCAAAGCATAGGCGGCGAGTCGGTTCTTATTACCTTTTACCCTCATCCGCGCAAAGTGCTTTACCCTGAAACTGCTGGCAAAAACCTAATGTTTATCCTGTCGCAGCGCGAAAAAATTGAGCTGCTTAGCAAAACCGGCCTCGATCATCTAATCATAGTAAAATTTACTCTCGAATTTTCAAAAATCTCATCGGTACAATTTATCAGGGATTACTTGATAAGTAAGCTAAACGCTCGATATATCGTAGTTGGTTTCAATCATCATTTTGGACACAACCGCGAAGGCGATTACGAGGAGCTCAAAAAATTGAGTTCGGAGTATAATTTTATGGTTGAGGAGATACCCGAGCAGGATATACAACAGGAAACAGTTAGTTCCACCACTATTCGTAAGGCTTTACTTGAAGGGAAAATACAACGGGCAAATGCTTACCTTGACCATTACTACATGATTATTGGTGCTTTGGGTAAGGGTTCGCACTTTTTTGGCGAGGTGGGCTTCCCAACCCTAACGGTTCAAATTGAGGAGGCAGGCAAGCTCATTCCACCGGAGGGCATTTATGCCGTTTCGCTGGAATGGAACAAATCATCGTATCGTGCCATGGTTATCATTTGGTCAAATGGCGATAATACCGATTTGAACCCAGTTTTGACAAGGAATGTTGAGCTTCATATCCTCAATTTTGATGGTATGCTTCACAGTAGCGATGCCTATATTTACTTTCATAAGCAGATAGCTGATAGAATTGATATCTCCGATAACAGGTTGTTATTCCAACAGCTTACACAGGCAGCCAAACAGGTTGATGAGTTAATTTATTAACAGTAATGATATTTATCATTGTTAACCAATTGTATTTTAACGTATCTTTGGGGCATAGTTAATCGTATAAGTATTTAGGTTTTTTGAAATGTAATTCCTGCATCTGCGGTTGGTAGATGTTTGCCACCAAGGATTCAGAAAATGAGTCTGATCCAAAGGAGATAGTCTGATGGAAAAGAGAATCGGAGCTGCACTAATTCTTGTTGAGAACCGCGAGAGCGCCTCAAGGCTGAACCAGATCCTTTCGGCCCATGCCGATATTATTATTGCCCGTCAGGGCATACCGCTCCAGCAGAGGGGTATTAGCGTAATATCGCTTGTGCTTGAAGGAACAACCGATGAAATTGGAGCCCTTACCGGGCCCATTGGTAAGCTCAGCGGTGTTCAGGTTAAAACCTTAATGCTCAAAGGGGTGTAGTTTTTTAAAAATCTCTTTTCCCTCTGGTATCAGGCTCAGGTAAGTTTGATAGTAAAACTATTTTAAACCGATATAGAGCCATGAAATTTAATCCGGAAAAGTACCGAATTCCCGATGAGCGCATGAAGCCTTTCATCGATGCCGATGAAATATGGGAATACATAAACAACGCAAAGCCCACCAAGGAACGGGTTCGTGAGATAATTGCCAAGTCGCTCGATAAGAATAGGCTAAACCTTGAAGAGGTTGCTACCCTGGTCAACACCACCG
The genomic region above belongs to Tenuifilum sp. 4138str and contains:
- a CDS encoding sensor histidine kinase, with protein sequence MEVVDILVVDDEPGIRSGITRILRNFTVSYPFLEDDIGFNVIEAATGEEAIDIIKRSSPAIVLLDNKLPGIQGVEVLQFINQNHPDILVMMITSYASLELAVRATNIGAYDFVPKPFTPQELKSSIENITKHYFLRRMTRKLHREGKQVRFQFLTVLSHELKAPLNAVEGYLKMMQEKQAGESIDSYMDFIDRSLARIQSMRNLIMDLLDLTHIESGKRQRTLREIDLTLVARSAIETMTPLAIQRDVNLCLQTTEPVIMLADSDDMEILFNNLISNAVKYNKPSGWVKCSICKTASEVTLVVSDSGIGIEPEDIPKLFQEFTRIKNPQSKNVTGSGLGLSIVKRVVDLYGARIDVQSEPGAGSTFTITFPLPGSDTLNDGI
- a CDS encoding redox-sensing transcriptional repressor Rex; the encoded protein is MDKANLPEKTIERLSEYRRTLLNCLTRGKTHIYSHELAGLHNITAVQVRRDLMLIGYSSMKKKGYDAQELIKVIGDIIDHKVGLNVAVVGMGNLGRAITTYFNGKRPKLNIVAAFDVDPNKVNRVISGVNCYHMKELPDVIKRNDISIAIISSPPDTANQVAEQLVAAGIKGILNFTTIPLVVPENVYLEEYDMITSMEKVAYFVKQGYSR
- the ribF gene encoding bifunctional riboflavin kinase/FMN adenylyltransferase is translated as MKVHYGFDGIEEITNPVVTTGSFDGVHLGHKVIINRINEIAQSIGGESVLITFYPHPRKVLYPETAGKNLMFILSQREKIELLSKTGLDHLIIVKFTLEFSKISSVQFIRDYLISKLNARYIVVGFNHHFGHNREGDYEELKKLSSEYNFMVEEIPEQDIQQETVSSTTIRKALLEGKIQRANAYLDHYYMIIGALGKGSHFFGEVGFPTLTVQIEEAGKLIPPEGIYAVSLEWNKSSYRAMVIIWSNGDNTDLNPVLTRNVELHILNFDGMLHSSDAYIYFHKQIADRIDISDNRLLFQQLTQAAKQVDELIY
- a CDS encoding TM1266 family iron-only hydrogenase system putative regulator produces the protein MEKRIGAALILVENRESASRLNQILSAHADIIIARQGIPLQQRGISVISLVLEGTTDEIGALTGPIGKLSGVQVKTLMLKGV